A section of the Oncorhynchus keta strain PuntledgeMale-10-30-2019 chromosome 15, Oket_V2, whole genome shotgun sequence genome encodes:
- the tmem275a gene encoding transmembrane protein 275 has translation MVVTDRSSSTPVPKKQEPKKKKRKSRPHGLPSPALCCACGLCIMLAGINITLVGAFAFSTLVPSANPPIIIGPILLLVAFSFFGACCVCSRLPPAQGSRRSKVGGRSMGMMGRGGLAGGATFEIETSEHTLQDTTAVQLSPSASPGSSRASSPERDAPDPAPPGTCKLFTMETNGPTSATAYYSAASAGGGAVRLNLPRDDMAT, from the coding sequence ATGGTCGTCACTGACAGGAGTTCGAGCACTCCTGTGCCCAAGAAGCAGgaaccaaagaagaagaagaggaagtcCCGCCCCCATGGCCTGCCCTCCCCAGCGTTGTGCTGCGCATGCGGCCTGTGCATCATGCTGGCAGGCATCAACATCACCCTGGTGGGGGCATTCGCCTTCAGCACCTTGGTGCCCTCTGCCAACCCCCCCATCATCATAGGGCCCATCCTGCTCCTGGTGGCCTTCTCTTTCTTCGGAGCGTGCTGTGTCTGCAGCCGCCTGCCCCCCGCCCAGGGCTCCCGGAGATCGAAGGTGGGCGGGAGGAGCATGGGGATGATGGGGCGGGGAGGTTTAGCTGGGGGAGCGACGTTTGAGATCGAGACAAGTGAGCACACTTTGCAGGACACCACGGCAGTACAGCTCAGCCCCTCGGCCTCACCGGGGTCATCACGGGCATCCAGCCCCGAGCGGGATGCTCCTGATCCCGCCCCCCCAGGGACCTGCAAGCTTTTCACCATGGAGACCAATGGCCCCACCTCCGCCACGGCCTACTACTCTGCCGCCTCGGCCGGGGGAGGGGCTGTGAGGCTCAACCTGCCACGTGATGATATGGCCACCTAG